In the genome of Myxococcus guangdongensis, the window CGCCGAGGTGTGAGGAGATCTTCAAGAAGGCCGGAATGTCCCTCGAGGATGTCGCAAACAAGGTGCGGCTCAAGGGACACGAGGGGCCTCACCCCGAGCTGTATCACCGAGAGGTGGTTCGTCGCCTCAATCGTTCTGTCGCGCGCTGCCAGACGCCGGAGGCCTGCCGGGCCAGCCTGACAAAGGAGCTTGCGAAGATTTCCAACGAGCTTCTGACGCAGGGCTCTGACCTGCGGAGCTTCATTGTGAAAGGAGAGGGGTGAGGTGGAGCGCCATTTCTACTCAGTGGTTCTTGGAGATGTGCCCCAATGGCTCCTTGCGACGCCGACACGGGGCTCCGGGGAGGCCTTTGACGAGCCTTGGATGTTCGTGGAGGGTCGCGTTCTTCAAGACCCTGGACCCATCGGGACCCGGATTTCGCATCCTGGCGAGCGGCGCACGTTCGTGTTCGCGGGCGTGGAGGAGACTCCCATTGGGAGCGAAGCCATCGCGAACGTGTTCCGGACCCTGGCTCCCGATGTTGTCCAGCTGTTGCCGGTGTCCGTCGAGGGAGCGCCTGGGCGGTACTTCGTCGTCAACGCAACCAGGGTCGTTGATGCCATCGACGAGGCACGGTGCAGAGAGGTGCATCACTATGACGAAGACGACCCTGCGCCTGGATATGAAGGGGAGTACAACTGGATTTACGGGCTGCGAATCGACCCCTCGAAGACAGAAGGCGCCCAAGTCTTTCGACTGAAGAAGTTCAAGGTTTCGTTCATCGTTTCGGAAGAGATCAAGGACGCACTTGAAGGAGTCGGGAACCTTGGGGTGTCGTTCGAGCGAGTGACAGGCCCCAGTGGAGGACCGAAGTAATCGAGCGGGTCAGCGCGTCGTGTGATGGTCCGCGGACAGTGCGAGCTGACACAGGTCCGTGAGCCGGTTCGAGGCCCACGTGGCCACCGGGCCCAGCGGCACGCCCTTGCGGCGCACCAGGGCGAGCGGGCGTCGGGGCGGAGGGCCTCCCTCCCACGCGGCGAGCCTCAGCTGCACGAGCCTGCCGGCGTTCAGGTCCTCGCGCACCAGGTGCTCGGGCTCGTGGCCCCAGCCGAGGCCGCCGAGGATGAGCGCATGTTTCGTCATCAAATCCGCGACGCGCCACTGCTTCGGCGAGAGCACGCCCCGGTCCACCGTGCCCGCCTTGCCCGTGGGCAGCCGCTCGCTCAGCACCAGCTGCGTGGCGGAGGCGAGGTGCTCCTCGGTGATGAGCCCCTTCACGCGGGCCAGCGGATGCGAGGGCGCGGCGACGGGCAACATGCTCAACAGCGCGATGGGCCGCTGCTCCAGGCCCGTGAGGTCCAGGTCCGCGCCCGCGATGCCGAGCGTCGCCTTGCGCTCGCGCAGGCGCTCCGTCACCGCGGAGAGCAGCTCCACCTCCAGCGTCAGCTCCACGCCCGGGTGCGTCTGGGCCAGCTCGCGCACGAAGGAGAGCAGCGCGGGCGTGGGGAACATCGCGTCGACCACGAGCGCGAGCTTCGTCTCCTCGCCGCTCTTGATGCGGCCCACCACCGACTGGAAGGTGGCCAGGTCTTCATGGAGCCGGTGGGCCGCGGCGACCACGGCTTCTCCCTTGGCGGTGAGTCGGGGCACGCGGCTGCTGCGGTCGAAGAGGCGCAGGCCCAGCTGCTTCTCCAGACGCTGGATGGCCTGACTGACGGCGGGCTGGCCCTGACCCAGCTTGCGCGCCGCCGCGGAGAAGCTCCCCTCTTCGGCCACCGCGCGGAGCGTCCGGAGCTGGTCGATGGTGACGCTGTCGAGCACCGCGCGACTGCATCACATCGACGCGGGCGGTGCTACTTGCGCGAGGTCAGCCAGGAGACGATGAGCGACGCGAGCGTGTTGGCCGCGGTGCCTTCCGCCACGGCGCCGCGCAGCACGTCGCGAGACAGGGCCTCCGCCGCGCCGATGATGGCCACGCAGCGCTGGCGCAGGGCCTCCCGGGGCAAGTCGCAGAAGGGCCCGAGCGTGCGCTGGTAGAAGTCCACGTACTGGTCCAAGAGGCCCTGGTGGAACGCCTCCATCTGCCCGTCGCCCTTGAGCGCGGCGGCGATGGCGGAGTGCTCGGGGCCAGACGTGGTGTAGCAGCTCATGTACGCGGCGCTCATCACCCGGGCCACGTCCTCCAGCTTGCGCCGCGTGCGCTCGAGCGCCTCCTGGAGCTGGGCCACCTGTCGCGCGTCGGTGCGCTCGTACAGCGCCATCAACAGCCCGGCGCGCGTCTGGAAGTGCTCGTAGGTGATGGGCTTGCTCACCCCCGCGCGCTCGGCCAGATGCCCGAGCGTCAGCGCGTCCGTGCCCTCCTCGCGCACCACCTCCACCGCCACGTCGAGCAGCTGCTCGCGTCGCTGGGCCTTGGGCAGCTTCTTGGAAGAGGTCTCACTCATGCGCGTCACCACCGCTCCTCCAGGGCTTATCCGCCCGGCCCGTGGCGCGCAACCGACGTGGGCTCCGGACGAAATCGTTGCGGACCTGCCTTTGGTAACTTACTTCTTGTAGGGTTGTTGGAATTCCCGTCCGCGCCGGTCCTCCGGCCCTCTCGACCACTGCCTTCGCTGGCAGGGGAGCGCACCCGTCATGTCTTCACCCACGCAGAAGCCCGTCCTCATCATCGGAGGCTCGGGCGTCGTCGGCTCGTTGGCCGCCCAGACGCTTCGTCGGTTCCACCCCGAGTTGCCCATCACGATTGGCGGGAGGGACGTGGCCCGCGCGGAGGCGGTGGCCCGGGGGTTGGGGCACGCGGACGCGGTGCGCGTGGATTTGTCGCGCGGGGATTTGGGACTGCCCGAGGGGCGCGGGTACAGCGCCGTGGTCCTGTTCGTGAAGGACCACACGCTCAACGCGCTGCGCTTCGCTCAAGCCCAGGGCATCCCGCACCTGGGCATCTCCACGGGCCTGTTCGAGGTGGCGCCCGAGGTGGCGTACTTCATGAACGCGCCCCATCGCTCGGCGGTGTTGCTGGGCACCAGCTGGCTGGTGGGCGCGGCGACGCTGCCCGCGCTCCACTTCGCGCGGGAGTTCAAGACGCTGGACTCCATCGCGATGGGGGCCGTGCTGGACGAGCAGGACGTGGGTGGGCCCGCCGCGTCCGCGGACCTGGAGCGCGCCGCGAGCGCCGCGCCCAACGCGCTCATCCTCGAGGACGGCAAGTGGCGCTGGGTGGGCGGCGCGGCGGGGGAGCGTCGCTTCCGCGATGGCGATGGGAACGAGCACGTGGGGCAGGCGTACTCGCTGACGGACCCGGTGAGCCTGGCGGCCGAGACGAAGGCGCGCGCCATCCGGCTCGACGCGGTGGTGGGCCTGTCCGCCGGGCGTCGCAAGGGTGGGTCCCACTCCGTCGAGACACTCTTCGAGCTCGAGGGCACGTTGCAGGACGGCACGAAGGCGCGCGTGCGTTACGAGATGAGCCACGCGCAGGGGCAGGCGCCCGTCACCGCGGTGGGCGTGGCCGTGAGCGTGGAGCGATTGCTGGGGCTCGCGGGCGGCGCTCCCGTCGCGCCGGGGCTCTACCTGCCGAACGGCCTCATCGAGCCCGCCTATCTGATGCGCCGGCTCGAGGAAGCCGGGGTCCGCACGCGCCGCCTCTCCTGATTCTCGCTGGCTCGAGGAGGCCGGTGTCCGCACGTGTCGCCTCTGCCTCGCGCCAACTCGAGGAGGCCGGTGTCCGCACGCGCCGCCTCTGATTCGCGCTGGCTCCACGACGTGAGGCGGGTGGCCGCGGACGTCGCCACCGCGCCACGCGTTGTCCCTGCTCGCGGCCGGCGTTCATTCACGGCCGCCGCCCTTCATCGCTGTTCGAGGCCAGCGCCAGGACGCACGGCCTCTTTCTCCCACCCTGCTCATAGGAATCCCGTCATGAACAACGCATCGAAGCTCAACCCCGTCCTCTTCATCGGCGGCTCTGGCGTCGTCGGGCGTCGCGCCGTGAAGGCCCTCCGCGACCTCCAACCCGAACTGCCCATCCGCATCGGCGCGCGCGACGTGACGAGGGCGTCCGCGCTCGCACATGAAGTGGGCAACGCCGACGCCGTGCGCATCGACCTGGAGCGCGATGACCTGGGCCTGCCTCCGGGCTCCGCCTTCAGCGCCGTGGTGGTGCTGCTCAAGGACGACTCGCTCCGGACGATGCGGTACGCGCAGGACCAGGGTGTGCCCTACGTGTCGTTCTCCGACTTCGTCTTCGACATCGGCCCGGAGGTCGCGCTCCACGTCCAGCGGCCCACGGCCTCGCCCACGTTGTTCCTCGGGCACTTCCTCGGCGGCACCGTCGCCCTGGCCACGGTCCACTTCGCGCGCGAGCTGGCGAAGGTCCACGCCATCCGCATCTCCGCCGTGTTCGATGAAGACGACGTGGGCGGACCCGCCGCGCTCGGCGACATGGACCGCGTGGCGAAGGCCGTGCCCAGCCCGCTCATCCGCAAGGAGGGCCGGTTCCTCTGGGCCACCCGCGAGGCCGACATCACCCGCACCTTCCAGGGCGTCGACGGCACGCAGTGGACCGGCCGCGCGTATCCGCTGCTCGACGTGGCCTCGCTCGCGGCGGTGACGGACGCGAGTGACATCCGCCTGGACTTCGCGCTGCGCCCCGCGTCCAGCCGCGCGCCGGGGCAGGGGCCAGGCCACGAGGTCATCATCGAACTGGAGGGCGTGAAGGCGGACGGAACGCCGTCGCTCGTGCGTCACGCGCTGGTCGACTCGGACGTCCATTCCGGTCTGAGCGGAAAGGGCGCCGCGCTCGCCGTGGAGCAGCTGCTGGGCCTCAGAGGTGGGACTCCCGTGAAGCCCGGATTGTATTCGCCCGAGGGCGTGCTCGACGCGGCCTACGTGGTGAGCCGCCTCCAGGGGTGGGGAACGCGGATTCACCGCGTATGACGTAATCGAGTGCCTGGAGAGGAGGCCGGCGTGCCGACCCGACTGGCGGCTGTCAGTCCACGGGCGGATACTCGCGCCACCCCCTCACTCCGTCCCCGCAGGAGTCCGCTTCATGTCGCGTCCGCTGACCGCAGCACTCCCTCGTCCTTCTTCGGTGAATCGGTCTTCCGTGAGTGTGGCTGTCTCGAGCGTGAAGGTGGCGGACCACAGCGAGGCGGGCGCGCCGCGCGCGGTGCCCACGGGGGAGCGGGTGGATCGATTCGACGGCATCTCCCGCTTCATGCAGGAGCTGGAGGTGGGGCAGCGCGCGCTCGTCGGCGCCATCCAGTCGGCGCCCTCGGGCGAGCGGCTGTCCAACGCGGAGCTGCTCGCGCTCCAGGCCTCGATGACCCGCTACACCCAGGCGCTGGAGCTGGTGAGCCGGCTGGTGGGAATCGGCGGCAGGACGACGCGCACCGCGACGGCGCGCTAGCCCGACTTCTTGCGCGTGTTGCCCCGGGGCGCCGCGGCGGAGGACTCCTCGCCCAGCCGCGCGCCCAGCTGCTCACGGATGGCGAGCACGCGGGCCTTCAAGTCCTTGAGCTCCTCCAACGAGCAGCCCGAGGCCTCCAGGATGGAGAAAGGCACGTCCTCCGCCCTGGCGCGCAGCGCGCGACCGGCCGCCGTCAGGCGGATGCGCACCTGGCGCTCGTCGAGCACGTCCCGCTCGCGCTTGAGCAGCCCCGCGGCCTCCAGCCGCTTGAGCAGCGGCGTCAGCGTGCCCGAGTCGAGCAGGAGCCGCTCCCCCAGCGCCTTCACCGTGACGCCGTCCTCCTCCCACAGCACCATCATCGCCAGGTACTGGGGATAGGTGAGGCCCAGCTTCTCCAGGAGCGGCCGGTACGTGCGGTTGAGCAGGTGCACCGTCGAGTAGAGGGTGAAACACAGCTGCTCGTCCAGGTGCAGCGCGTCGCCGCGCTTCTTGTTCAACGGGGACATGACCACTCCTCTCCCCAACATGCCCCCGGACTGCATTGCGCGCAATGAAATCGCGCCTCAGGGCTGGGGCAGGTCGCGCGCCCGACGCAGCCAGACGGGGAGCCGCTCCAGGAGCGTCTCCAGGTCGAAGGGCTTGAGCAGCGTGTCGAGCACGCCCGGGTGATGGATGGGCCGCGTCGTCATGGCCACCACGGGAAGGCGCGGCCAGTGCCGCTCCACGCGCTCCAGGAAGTCGTGGCCCGTCATGCGCGGCATTCCCATGTCCAGCAGCACCAGCCTGGGACGGCCGTGCACCTCCAGCCAGGTGAGCGCCTCCAAGCCGTCCTTCGCCATGGACACGCGCTGTCCCGTGGTCGCGATGATTTCGACGACGGCGGCGCGCAGGTCCGCATCGTCCTCCACCACGAGGAGGATGCCTTCGGGGACTCCCGACATATGCGAGCGTGCGTAGGTCAGCGTGGCCGTGGGGAACAGGGAACATCTGCCGGTTTCCACCGGCAGATGTCCGGAGAAGAGAGACTACGGGTCCTCGAACATCGCCTGGAGCACCCTCCGGGCGAGCTTCACCTCCGGGTCGGAGCGACACGAGAGGAAGTCACAGATTTCCGCCACGTCGCCGGTGCGCTCGTGCTCGAACCCCTGGAAGAGCGTCTTGAGCGACACGTCCAGGCCCACCGACAGCTTGCCCAGCGTGTCGAGCGAGGGAGAGAAGGACCCGCGCTCGATCCGACGGATGGCATCCACGGAGAGGTCACACCGCTCGGCCAGCACCTCCTGGGTGAGCTCACGGCTGTTACGGAGCTGGCGCACATGGCTGCCGAACTTGCGATGGAACCTCGTCCAGTTCGCTACCTTGTTTTTCGCTTTCTCCATATGAGTGGCGGATAACTTGGGGACGGTGCGGCCCAAGTGAAGTGAGTCTGTTGGCGTGTGGACCCTGGCATCGGCCTGTTCGCCAACTCGCAGGCCCTGTGTGTCGCAGACGCGCGCGAAACCAGGGGGCAAGGTGCGAGCGGGAGCGTGGTTCGGGCTCCCTTGGAGAGCAGGGGGCCTGGCAGGCCGGGAAAATGCGCGGGCGGAAGCTTTCGTCTACGCTGCACGCCGCATGACGCATTCGGAAGTCGGGTGGGTGGGCGTCGGGCGCGTGCTCCGCGTCCTGGCCTGTGGCGGGCTGCTGACCGCGTGTGAAATCGGTTCCGAGGCACGTCCCCTCTCCGCGCCAGTCCCCGCGGCGGTGGCGACGCCCGCCGTGGCGTCACCGAGGCCCCCGGTGCCGGTGGCGCCCGTCGTTGCGCCTCGAAGGGTTTCTCCGGAGCCGTCCGAGCGGACCCGGTCGACGCGAGCGCTGGCGGTGAAGCTGGGTGCTCCGGGCGCGAAGGTGGATGACCCGTGCGTGGCGTCGGTGGCGCAGGGGTGCGCGCGCACCGCGCTGGCGCCCTTCTTCGAGTCGCTGGACGCGCTGTCGTCGGGTACGGCGAAGAAGCCCACCGTCATCGAGGCGTTCGGCAATTCACTCATCGCGGGTGACCGCATCGTGGACATCCTGAGGGATGACCTGGGCGCGGGCTTCGGCGCGGCGGGGCGGGGTGTGCTGTTGGTGGACCGGATGGCGCCCTACGGTGGGCGTGGCCGGGCGAGCCACAGCGCGAGTGGTTGGACGCCGCGCACGTTGGGCGAGCTGCGCGCGCCGCCGCTGCCGTTCGGAATCACCGGCGTGTACCACGTGGCCACGAAGGCGAAGGCGCGCAGCCGCTTCAAGCTGGAGGGTGAGGCGCACGGCACGCTGTGGTGGCTGGACGTCCCGGAAGGGGGCGCGCTCAGCGTGGTGAGCGGCGACACGGTGCTGGCGCGGACGACGCCGGAGGGCACGGGCGCGTCGCGCTCCACGCGCTTCGACCTGCCGTCCGGCGCGACGACGGTGGACGTGGTGGCCGAGGGCAAGGGCGCGGTGGTGCAGGGCGTGGTGCTCCAGCACGAGCGCCCCGGCATCGTCCTGGACATGTTGGGGGTGCCGTCCGCGGACGCGAGCCTGTACGCGCGACTGGAGGAGGGGGCGCTGCGCTCGCAGCTCACCGAGCGGGAGCCGAAGCTGCTGGTGTTCTTCCTGGGCGGCAACGAGTCCAAGCGCCTGGAGTGGAAGCGCACGGACCTGACGCGGCTGCGCGATGACCTGGGCGCGCTCTTGCGGCGGGCCCGCGTGGCGGCGCCCACGAGCGCGTGTCTGGTGGTGGGGCCGATGGACGCGGTGCGCGATTCGAAGGACTCGGGCAAGGCCTTCACCCAGCGCCCGTTCCTGGAGGCGGTGGTGGAGGCGGAGCGCGAGGTGTCGCTCGCCGAGGGCTGCGCGTTCTTCAACCTGTACGAGGCGATGGGTGGAAAGGGCGCGCTGACGCGCTTCCACCAGTCCGGCTTCATGCATGACGACCTGGTGCACCCGCGTGGACGGGGGTTGGATGTGCTGGGGCATCTGGTGACGGACGCGCTGCTGCGCGCGTGGGTGGAGACGCCTCCGGCCCAAGGCCCCGTGGCCCAGGTGGCGCCACAGGCCGAGCGGGTGGAGGCCGTGCCATGACGATGCGAAGCGCGGGGTGGCTGGCCGTCGTCCTCTGTGTCTCGACGCCGGTGGTCGCGGCGCCGAAGCTGCCGTCGGTCTGCGAGAGCGTGGAGGCCGACGAGGCTGGCGCCTCGCCGCGCGCGCTGCCCGAGGAGGTGACGAAGGCGCTGGATGCCATCGTCCGCTCGGAGCTGTCCCAGGGGCCCGTGGCGGGCCTGTCCGTGGCGGTGTCCCGCGGTGAGCAGCGGTGGGTGTGTGGTTATGGCTACCGCGACGTGACGAAGCGGCTGCCCGCGACGCCGCGCACCACGTACCGGATGGCGTCCGTCACCAAGTCCTTCACCGCGGTGGCGGTGTTGCAGTTGGTGGAGCAGGGGAAGCTGTCGCTGGACGCGGACATCCACACGGTGGTGCCGACGTATCCGGCCAAGCAGTGGACCGTCACGGTGAAGGATTTGCTGGGACACCTGAGCGGCGTGCCCACGTACGACGGCGTGGCGTCGACCCAGAACGTGAAGGCGGTGAGCACCGAGGAGGCGCTGGCGCTGTTCTCCCAGAAGCCGCTCGCGTTCGAGCCGCGCTCCCGCTACCTGTACAGCACGTGGGGCTACAACCTCTTGGGCGCGGCGGTGGAGTCCGCGTCCGGGCAGTCGTATCGCGACTATCTGCGCGAGCATGTCTTCCAGCCCGCGGGCATGGAGCACGCGGACCTGGATGTCACCGCCACGCGCGATGAGCACCAGGCGGCGGGCTATCGGGTGAAGGACGGGGTGCTCAAGCCCTCT includes:
- a CDS encoding imm11 family protein, which produces MERHFYSVVLGDVPQWLLATPTRGSGEAFDEPWMFVEGRVLQDPGPIGTRISHPGERRTFVFAGVEETPIGSEAIANVFRTLAPDVVQLLPVSVEGAPGRYFVVNATRVVDAIDEARCREVHHYDEDDPAPGYEGEYNWIYGLRIDPSKTEGAQVFRLKKFKVSFIVSEEIKDALEGVGNLGVSFERVTGPSGGPK
- a CDS encoding LysR family transcriptional regulator, which codes for MLDSVTIDQLRTLRAVAEEGSFSAAARKLGQGQPAVSQAIQRLEKQLGLRLFDRSSRVPRLTAKGEAVVAAAHRLHEDLATFQSVVGRIKSGEETKLALVVDAMFPTPALLSFVRELAQTHPGVELTLEVELLSAVTERLRERKATLGIAGADLDLTGLEQRPIALLSMLPVAAPSHPLARVKGLITEEHLASATQLVLSERLPTGKAGTVDRGVLSPKQWRVADLMTKHALILGGLGWGHEPEHLVREDLNAGRLVQLRLAAWEGGPPPRRPLALVRRKGVPLGPVATWASNRLTDLCQLALSADHHTTR
- a CDS encoding TetR/AcrR family transcriptional regulator, encoding MSETSSKKLPKAQRREQLLDVAVEVVREEGTDALTLGHLAERAGVSKPITYEHFQTRAGLLMALYERTDARQVAQLQEALERTRRKLEDVARVMSAAYMSCYTTSGPEHSAIAAALKGDGQMEAFHQGLLDQYVDFYQRTLGPFCDLPREALRQRCVAIIGAAEALSRDVLRGAVAEGTAANTLASLIVSWLTSRK
- a CDS encoding NAD(P)-dependent oxidoreductase, which translates into the protein MSSPTQKPVLIIGGSGVVGSLAAQTLRRFHPELPITIGGRDVARAEAVARGLGHADAVRVDLSRGDLGLPEGRGYSAVVLFVKDHTLNALRFAQAQGIPHLGISTGLFEVAPEVAYFMNAPHRSAVLLGTSWLVGAATLPALHFAREFKTLDSIAMGAVLDEQDVGGPAASADLERAASAAPNALILEDGKWRWVGGAAGERRFRDGDGNEHVGQAYSLTDPVSLAAETKARAIRLDAVVGLSAGRRKGGSHSVETLFELEGTLQDGTKARVRYEMSHAQGQAPVTAVGVAVSVERLLGLAGGAPVAPGLYLPNGLIEPAYLMRRLEEAGVRTRRLS
- a CDS encoding NAD(P)-dependent oxidoreductase, giving the protein MNNASKLNPVLFIGGSGVVGRRAVKALRDLQPELPIRIGARDVTRASALAHEVGNADAVRIDLERDDLGLPPGSAFSAVVVLLKDDSLRTMRYAQDQGVPYVSFSDFVFDIGPEVALHVQRPTASPTLFLGHFLGGTVALATVHFARELAKVHAIRISAVFDEDDVGGPAALGDMDRVAKAVPSPLIRKEGRFLWATREADITRTFQGVDGTQWTGRAYPLLDVASLAAVTDASDIRLDFALRPASSRAPGQGPGHEVIIELEGVKADGTPSLVRHALVDSDVHSGLSGKGAALAVEQLLGLRGGTPVKPGLYSPEGVLDAAYVVSRLQGWGTRIHRV
- a CDS encoding MarR family winged helix-turn-helix transcriptional regulator; this translates as MSPLNKKRGDALHLDEQLCFTLYSTVHLLNRTYRPLLEKLGLTYPQYLAMMVLWEEDGVTVKALGERLLLDSGTLTPLLKRLEAAGLLKRERDVLDERQVRIRLTAAGRALRARAEDVPFSILEASGCSLEELKDLKARVLAIREQLGARLGEESSAAAPRGNTRKKSG
- a CDS encoding response regulator translates to MSGVPEGILLVVEDDADLRAAVVEIIATTGQRVSMAKDGLEALTWLEVHGRPRLVLLDMGMPRMTGHDFLERVERHWPRLPVVAMTTRPIHHPGVLDTLLKPFDLETLLERLPVWLRRARDLPQP
- a CDS encoding helix-turn-helix domain-containing protein encodes the protein MEKAKNKVANWTRFHRKFGSHVRQLRNSRELTQEVLAERCDLSVDAIRRIERGSFSPSLDTLGKLSVGLDVSLKTLFQGFEHERTGDVAEICDFLSCRSDPEVKLARRVLQAMFEDP
- a CDS encoding GDSL-type esterase/lipase family protein, translated to MTHSEVGWVGVGRVLRVLACGGLLTACEIGSEARPLSAPVPAAVATPAVASPRPPVPVAPVVAPRRVSPEPSERTRSTRALAVKLGAPGAKVDDPCVASVAQGCARTALAPFFESLDALSSGTAKKPTVIEAFGNSLIAGDRIVDILRDDLGAGFGAAGRGVLLVDRMAPYGGRGRASHSASGWTPRTLGELRAPPLPFGITGVYHVATKAKARSRFKLEGEAHGTLWWLDVPEGGALSVVSGDTVLARTTPEGTGASRSTRFDLPSGATTVDVVAEGKGAVVQGVVLQHERPGIVLDMLGVPSADASLYARLEEGALRSQLTEREPKLLVFFLGGNESKRLEWKRTDLTRLRDDLGALLRRARVAAPTSACLVVGPMDAVRDSKDSGKAFTQRPFLEAVVEAEREVSLAEGCAFFNLYEAMGGKGALTRFHQSGFMHDDLVHPRGRGLDVLGHLVTDALLRAWVETPPAQGPVAQVAPQAERVEAVP